The following are encoded together in the Thalassomonas haliotis genome:
- a CDS encoding ABC transporter permease: MNNFRQASQLLVHQFPYLVKQAWGSLQSKPAFVAGIVTTLGLTLGALLTVLTLAYIMLVKPLPYPQQEQLYTLEHQLIDKDGKIDSRAFTYPNLMHFYRSQQAFSQAALIYYDADVLASSPKHPTLSQAFVTPEWFSLLDAKMALGRGFEQTEAVNSHHPVAVLGYDTWQKEFSQAPDILNKKVTFSGTSYRIIGVLGKGFQEPELLDTGMKSQVFLPWDFNSISESERKKWGNDDGLLNVLAKLPADKNPEQVSQALTGLLNSTWQENVAGYGFFNGWGIKIRLHSLKSVILADSEQSIYLLLAGLIALVLIAITNITNLFISRTAEQQHNLAIHAAVGASKSQLFAVLLMQTGLLMLMAIVLALVLATFGFALLQHMLNHVFPRVDELAINAFTLGSALLLTVSLALFFARISTHMLNYRQLNNRLQGSGKGSGVQVPGKIRNTLIIIQITIVTSLVLACLVLFKNALNTINQASGFDTDNIAFMVLALPPSGNKAAERANQVQALRRQLLALPQVEDISQSLAPMAFSTRALTAKVSNERYSVKAKDIDHKYFSLINQPLIEGSYFSAADIKDGNDVMIVNDVFARQLAPHSSSLGLTLNGSAIVGVVKGIKLPGENEIPPRFYFPTSPARNMMLIKHLPGQELTREQIVAVLSQVSGQFKLFSLSTLNERRQSRLFSQYTTAVTSGGLSLLTLLLAAIGLYGIISVGTQMRRLEIGTRLAVGAKRKDIILLIFKDNAFSVLLGIVTGLISLLLMVLTFNEFLAPYISWQLLPVLFVTLALICVISWCACYLPLRRYLNQAVALSLKASP, translated from the coding sequence TTGAATAACTTCCGCCAGGCAAGTCAGCTGCTTGTACATCAATTTCCCTACCTGGTTAAACAGGCCTGGGGCAGTTTACAAAGCAAGCCGGCATTTGTAGCCGGCATTGTCACTACCTTAGGCTTGACCTTAGGCGCGCTGTTAACGGTATTAACCCTGGCCTATATCATGCTGGTAAAACCCCTGCCCTATCCACAACAGGAACAGCTCTATACCCTGGAACACCAGCTTATCGATAAAGACGGTAAGATTGACAGCCGGGCCTTTACCTATCCCAATCTCATGCATTTCTACCGCTCTCAACAGGCCTTTAGCCAGGCTGCGCTTATTTATTATGATGCCGATGTGCTGGCCTCCAGCCCGAAACATCCGACCCTGAGCCAAGCTTTTGTCACCCCCGAGTGGTTTAGCCTGCTAGATGCCAAAATGGCGCTTGGCCGGGGCTTTGAACAAACAGAAGCGGTAAATAGCCATCACCCGGTAGCGGTTTTAGGCTATGACACCTGGCAAAAGGAATTTTCCCAAGCCCCGGATATTCTCAACAAAAAAGTGACTTTTTCCGGCACCAGTTACCGCATTATCGGCGTATTAGGCAAAGGATTTCAGGAGCCGGAATTGCTCGATACCGGTATGAAAAGCCAGGTTTTTCTTCCCTGGGATTTTAATTCCATCAGCGAAAGTGAACGCAAAAAATGGGGCAACGACGACGGCCTGTTAAATGTGCTGGCTAAATTACCGGCCGACAAAAACCCCGAGCAGGTAAGTCAGGCCCTGACCGGCTTGCTCAACAGCACCTGGCAGGAAAATGTTGCCGGATATGGCTTTTTTAACGGCTGGGGTATCAAGATCAGGCTGCATTCGCTGAAATCTGTGATCCTGGCGGACAGCGAGCAAAGCATTTATTTATTGCTGGCGGGGCTTATTGCCCTGGTCCTTATCGCCATCACGAATATCACTAACTTATTTATTTCCCGCACCGCCGAGCAGCAGCACAACCTGGCCATTCATGCCGCCGTCGGCGCTTCAAAAAGTCAGTTATTTGCCGTTTTACTGATGCAAACCGGCTTATTAATGCTGATGGCCATAGTGCTCGCCCTTGTGCTGGCAACATTCGGCTTTGCCCTTTTACAGCACATGCTTAATCACGTTTTTCCCCGGGTGGATGAACTGGCGATCAATGCCTTTACTTTGGGCTCGGCCCTGCTGCTGACCGTCAGCCTGGCATTGTTCTTTGCCCGGATAAGTACGCACATGCTCAATTACCGGCAATTAAATAACCGTTTACAGGGCAGCGGCAAAGGCAGCGGTGTGCAGGTGCCCGGGAAAATACGCAATACCTTGATCATTATCCAAATCACTATAGTGACCAGCTTAGTACTGGCATGCCTGGTATTATTTAAAAACGCCCTGAATACCATTAACCAGGCCAGCGGCTTCGACACCGACAATATCGCCTTTATGGTGCTGGCACTTCCCCCTTCCGGCAACAAAGCAGCCGAGCGGGCAAACCAGGTTCAGGCATTACGCCGCCAGCTGCTGGCCTTGCCCCAGGTCGAGGACATCAGCCAGTCGCTTGCCCCTATGGCCTTTAGCACCCGGGCACTGACGGCCAAAGTCAGCAATGAGCGTTATTCAGTCAAAGCAAAAGACATAGATCATAAATACTTTTCCCTGATCAACCAGCCGTTAATCGAGGGCAGTTATTTCAGCGCCGCCGACATCAAAGACGGCAATGACGTTATGATAGTCAATGACGTCTTCGCCAGGCAATTAGCCCCGCACAGCAGCTCCCTGGGATTAACCCTTAACGGCAGCGCCATCGTCGGGGTCGTCAAGGGCATCAAGCTGCCGGGAGAGAATGAAATCCCGCCGCGCTTTTATTTTCCGACATCGCCGGCAAGAAATATGATGCTGATAAAGCACCTGCCGGGCCAGGAATTAACCCGCGAACAAATCGTGGCCGTGCTCAGCCAGGTAAGTGGCCAATTTAAACTATTTAGCCTGAGTACGCTAAACGAACGACGCCAGTCCCGCCTCTTTAGCCAATACACTACGGCTGTCACCTCAGGGGGCTTATCCTTACTGACCTTGTTGTTAGCGGCAATAGGACTCTATGGCATTATCAGCGTCGGCACACAAATGCGCCGTCTTGAAATCGGTACCCGGTTGGCTGTAGGCGCTAAGCGTAAAGATATTATCTTATTGATCTTCAAAGACAATGCTTTTTCAGTCTTGTTGGGAATAGTCACAGGCCTTATCAGCTTGTTGCTAATGGTATTAACGTTTAATGAGTTTTTAGCCCCTTATATCAGCTGGCAGTTATTGCCTGTGTTATTCGTTACTCTCGCCTTAATTTGTGTGATTTCCTGGTGTGCCTGTTATTTACCACTGCGCCGCTATCTCAACCAAGCTGTGGCTCTGTCCTTAAAAGCAAGTCCGTAA
- a CDS encoding ABC transporter permease has translation MSSLYYRQKQAWASLRKKPGFVGTVITTMGITLGALLCILTLAYVLIAKPLPYPEQEHLYRVDSEFVDANNEGVGKAFTYPSLMHLYQKQTIFDESALIYFDENVLTSSPTQPTMNTAFVTPQWFNLLGVEMAIGRIFEATEALNTNNPVAILSYRTWQDEFAGTADILSQKVSFSGTSFNIVGVLSEDFIEPQIYSTGRNSQVFMPWDFNEVGEDLRKSWININDTQLFIGKLNDKISLSQAKQILTPLMNDTWQENVVGFDFFKGWSLSSDITPLQSVILGDNQDTVYMLLAGVIGLVLIACANIANLFMSRTAEQQRQLAIHAAIGASKKQLFKTLFAESGLLMAMAIIIALVIALGGFEIMQYFLAQRLPRVDELNLNGFTLLCALAITFVLAFFFAKLSANMINYRALNATLQSSGKGSGIQVSHKVRQLLIISQVAIVTALVFVNISLLKDAVNTIENPIGFETNNITTLVLAGASTTPPSREERKVIMQELKTKLSQLPQVEAISQSASPLSGFGIWAQVVVSTNERLVVKTKPVDENYFNLINQPLLEGRTFTDTEISDEVDLLLVNDVYARHLAGDKSPLGMQITFGGPEDPAAVIVGVVKGMTIPGRSETPMRAYPAAHRGGTRLMLKLKPGQAISRQQAAEIIAGVTSQYSLFELSSLDNRRDQLLFTQYTTAITSAILALLTFFLAAIGLYGILSYGTQMRRFEIGTRLAIGAKRRTLITMIIKDNSLSLITGIITGMILLVILYLGFPKELEAYLQVQLVPVFALTLGLIATISWFACYWPLRQFINRPAIYSLRGSD, from the coding sequence ATGAGTTCATTGTATTACCGGCAAAAACAGGCCTGGGCCAGTTTACGCAAAAAGCCCGGCTTCGTCGGCACAGTTATCACCACTATGGGTATCACCCTGGGGGCGCTGTTATGTATCTTGACCCTGGCTTATGTACTAATAGCCAAGCCCCTGCCCTATCCGGAGCAAGAACACTTATACCGGGTCGACTCGGAGTTTGTCGATGCCAATAACGAAGGGGTCGGTAAGGCGTTTACCTACCCGAGTCTAATGCACTTATATCAAAAGCAAACCATCTTTGATGAAAGCGCCCTGATCTATTTTGATGAAAATGTGCTCACCAGCTCGCCAACGCAACCGACAATGAATACCGCCTTTGTGACTCCCCAGTGGTTTAACCTGCTCGGGGTTGAAATGGCTATCGGACGCATCTTTGAAGCAACCGAAGCCCTTAACACCAACAACCCGGTGGCCATATTAAGCTATCGCACCTGGCAAGATGAATTTGCCGGCACTGCTGATATTTTATCGCAAAAAGTCAGTTTTTCAGGCACCAGCTTTAACATTGTCGGGGTATTAAGCGAAGACTTTATCGAACCGCAAATCTACAGCACCGGCCGTAACAGCCAGGTCTTTATGCCCTGGGATTTTAACGAAGTAGGAGAAGATCTGCGCAAATCCTGGATTAACATCAACGATACTCAGTTATTTATCGGTAAACTCAATGACAAGATCAGCTTAAGCCAGGCAAAGCAGATACTCACCCCGTTAATGAATGATACCTGGCAGGAAAATGTTGTCGGTTTTGATTTTTTCAAGGGCTGGAGCCTGAGCAGTGATATCACCCCTTTACAGTCGGTGATCTTGGGAGATAACCAGGATACCGTATACATGTTGCTGGCTGGGGTTATCGGCTTAGTGCTCATTGCCTGTGCCAATATTGCCAATTTATTTATGTCCCGCACCGCCGAACAGCAAAGACAACTGGCGATTCATGCCGCCATAGGGGCAAGCAAAAAGCAATTATTTAAAACCTTGTTTGCCGAGTCGGGTTTATTGATGGCAATGGCGATCATCATCGCCCTGGTCATTGCCCTTGGCGGCTTCGAGATCATGCAATATTTCCTGGCACAACGTTTGCCAAGAGTTGATGAACTCAACCTCAACGGCTTTACCTTGCTGTGCGCCCTTGCCATCACCTTTGTCCTGGCATTTTTCTTTGCCAAATTAAGCGCCAATATGATCAATTACCGGGCGTTAAATGCCACTTTGCAATCAAGCGGCAAAGGCAGCGGCATCCAGGTATCACACAAAGTCCGCCAGTTACTGATCATCAGCCAGGTGGCGATTGTCACCGCCCTGGTTTTTGTCAATATCAGCTTATTGAAAGATGCCGTTAATACCATAGAAAACCCCATAGGTTTTGAGACAAACAATATCACCACCTTAGTGCTGGCAGGGGCGAGCACCACACCGCCGTCCAGGGAAGAACGTAAGGTGATCATGCAGGAGCTGAAGACAAAATTATCACAACTGCCGCAAGTTGAAGCCATCAGCCAGTCAGCCTCCCCCCTCAGTGGTTTTGGCATTTGGGCCCAGGTGGTGGTCTCAACCAATGAACGCCTGGTGGTAAAGACCAAGCCGGTAGATGAAAACTACTTCAACCTTATTAACCAGCCCCTGCTCGAAGGCCGTACCTTTACCGACACAGAGATTAGCGATGAGGTTGATTTGCTGCTTGTCAATGATGTCTATGCCAGACATCTGGCCGGAGATAAAAGCCCGCTGGGGATGCAAATCACTTTTGGCGGCCCTGAAGACCCGGCAGCGGTTATTGTCGGGGTTGTAAAAGGCATGACCATACCCGGCAGGAGTGAAACGCCTATGCGCGCCTACCCCGCCGCGCACCGCGGTGGTACGCGCTTAATGCTGAAACTCAAACCGGGGCAGGCAATTTCACGCCAGCAGGCAGCCGAAATTATCGCCGGGGTCACCAGTCAATATAGCCTGTTTGAGCTTTCCTCCCTCGATAATCGCCGGGATCAGTTGCTGTTCACCCAATACACTACTGCAATTACCAGTGCCATACTGGCCCTGCTGACTTTTTTCCTGGCAGCCATAGGCCTCTACGGTATTTTAAGTTATGGCACGCAAATGCGCCGCTTTGAAATAGGCACCCGTTTAGCCATAGGCGCCAAGCGCAGAACCTTGATCACTATGATAATCAAAGACAATTCCCTGTCGTTAATTACCGGCATAATCACAGGTATGATTTTATTAGTGATTTTATATCTTGGTTTTCCAAAGGAGTTGGAAGCTTATCTTCAGGTGCAGTTAGTCCCGGTTTTTGCCCTGACCTTAGGCTTAATCGCCACCATTAGCTGGTTTGCCTGTTACTGGCCGCTGCGTCAGTTTATCAACCGCCCGGCAATATATTCTCTCAGGGGCAGTGATTAA
- a CDS encoding ABC transporter ATP-binding protein gives MTSTLENNKEIKIQMRGIAKVFETEELETHALKNIDLTIYAGDYVSISGPSGCGKSTLLSILGLLDMPSGGEYIIEGINVTELSLDQAAEIRNAKIGFIFQSFNLIDELSVFDNVALPLRYSSEKMPEEAIAKRVNECLQSVDMTHRTGHKPNQLSGGQQQRIAIARALVAKPAILLVDEPTGNLDSKSGDQVMDTLEQLNKNGTTICMVTHDPRYANMANIQLKLLDGSILTTPASGANIKEAV, from the coding sequence ATGACCAGTACTTTAGAAAACAATAAAGAGATTAAAATACAAATGCGCGGCATAGCCAAGGTCTTTGAAACCGAAGAGCTCGAAACCCATGCCCTGAAAAATATCGACCTGACCATTTATGCCGGCGACTATGTCTCTATTTCCGGTCCGTCCGGTTGCGGAAAATCAACCCTGCTCTCTATCCTGGGTTTGCTGGATATGCCAAGCGGCGGCGAATATATCATCGAAGGCATTAATGTCACCGAGCTGTCCCTGGATCAGGCGGCAGAAATAAGAAATGCCAAAATCGGCTTTATTTTCCAGTCGTTTAACTTAATCGATGAATTATCTGTTTTTGATAATGTTGCCCTGCCGCTGAGATACAGCAGCGAAAAGATGCCTGAAGAAGCTATCGCCAAACGGGTCAATGAGTGTTTGCAATCCGTGGATATGACCCACAGAACCGGCCATAAACCCAACCAGTTATCCGGGGGACAGCAACAGCGTATCGCCATCGCCAGGGCATTGGTGGCCAAACCGGCAATTTTACTGGTGGATGAACCCACGGGTAACCTTGATTCGAAAAGCGGCGATCAGGTTATGGACACCCTGGAGCAGTTAAATAAAAACGGCACCACTATTTGTATGGTGACCCATGATCCCCGTTACGCCAATATGGCCAATATTCAGCTGAAACTGCTCGACGGGAGTATTTTAACCACACCAGCCTCTGGAGCTAACATCAAGGAGGCCGTATGA
- a CDS encoding DUF2750 domain-containing protein, with protein sequence MSTPLTEQEVNAIEQYDEQQRFNYLLKQAITNQELWILTDEHGCVMLNSEDEDCVPVWPNQEFAQSWATNEWQACQAQAISLDKWLSHWSPGLEEDELAIVVFPNQAEEGLVIYPYELESELKHRLKKK encoded by the coding sequence ATGTCTACCCCCTTAACCGAGCAAGAAGTGAACGCCATAGAGCAATATGATGAGCAACAGCGCTTTAACTATTTACTGAAACAGGCAATCACCAACCAGGAACTTTGGATCCTCACCGATGAACACGGTTGTGTGATGCTAAATTCTGAAGATGAAGACTGCGTCCCGGTCTGGCCCAATCAGGAGTTTGCCCAAAGCTGGGCCACCAATGAATGGCAAGCCTGCCAGGCTCAGGCTATCTCCCTGGACAAATGGCTCAGTCACTGGAGTCCTGGGCTGGAAGAAGATGAACTGGCGATAGTGGTCTTTCCCAACCAGGCAGAAGAAGGCCTGGTGATTTATCCCTATGAACTGGAGTCGGAATTAAAACACAGGCTCAAGAAAAAGTAA
- a CDS encoding penicillin acylase family protein, which yields MDTTNKTLLAMSFALLLGGCGDNDNSHSDKTLVAFAPDGELSAEIRWTDYGVPHITADNLQSLAYGSGFAYARDNICILADQIIKVRSERAKYFGPDKVQGSGDSSHLISDFGYLALKVMASANEHYPNLSDNSRALIEGYVSGYNRYLEETGIDKLDPACAGQRWVQAITPQELTAYIFATSQLASGEEFMELAFFANPEDDDSYLPYGFNPAKSAGLRHKSTAHNPLIANLQQNVQQRASLFSMPDQEHGDLGSNGWSLGKDKTENGRGLVLANPHFPYTGHLRFWQSHITIPGVLDVMGGSLQGLPGIVNIGFNQHLAWTHTVSKSRRFALYQLSLSQDNPLQYQYDDENREISKQSYQIAVKAGDNTITLAKDYYYSHHGLMIETPPEMNLLPWSESNAFTLRDAAEENTDLIDHWLAINLAGNLAEFQQAYRDYNGIPWVNTMYADDTGNAFYIDKTRVLNLNDEALALMRSDPQLVATRNALGFDILPGNTSLFEPDGLNTYQQAPKLLRADYVQNSNDSYWATNLSEPMSGYSILYGDDLVPLSLRTRMGLTLLSDSAGQDGLFNAGEVETALLSNRGYLAEQVLPDLINLCQGQGSEPVTLNNGLEVNIENACNALLNFNGVMSQQSQSGHIFKEFAFKFDQEQHFTRPFDVSDPLNTPNDLASNDQVLQALAAAVANVNQAGLDNNAPLGSIQFTEKTLIDNNGANASGQRFPWAGSTHAEGGFNVFSPREADDTLYPIHQYPQILDTESGQPLASGLSEQGYHINYGSSWMFVVSFTDAGPAARGLLAYSQSSNNESAHKDDQNRYYAENTALRPLIFNRQEVLNHTLDKRQLSSDQP from the coding sequence GTGGATACGACCAATAAGACCCTATTGGCAATGTCATTTGCCCTGTTGCTCGGCGGCTGCGGTGATAACGATAACAGCCATTCAGACAAAACCTTAGTCGCCTTTGCCCCCGACGGAGAGCTTAGCGCCGAAATCCGCTGGACAGATTATGGCGTGCCTCATATTACCGCCGACAACCTGCAAAGTCTGGCCTACGGTTCCGGCTTTGCCTACGCCCGGGACAATATCTGTATCTTAGCGGATCAAATCATTAAAGTGCGCAGCGAAAGGGCCAAATACTTTGGCCCCGATAAGGTGCAAGGTTCAGGGGATTCCAGCCATCTCATTTCTGATTTTGGCTATCTGGCGTTAAAGGTAATGGCCTCGGCAAATGAACATTACCCGAATTTAAGTGACAATTCACGGGCCCTGATAGAAGGTTATGTCAGCGGTTATAACCGCTACCTGGAAGAAACCGGCATAGACAAACTGGATCCGGCCTGTGCCGGACAACGCTGGGTGCAAGCCATTACCCCCCAAGAATTAACCGCCTATATTTTTGCCACTTCGCAACTGGCCAGCGGCGAAGAGTTTATGGAACTGGCCTTTTTTGCCAACCCAGAAGACGACGACAGCTACCTGCCTTATGGTTTTAACCCGGCGAAAAGTGCCGGCCTCCGGCACAAGAGTACAGCTCACAATCCGCTTATTGCCAACTTACAGCAAAATGTCCAACAGCGGGCCAGCCTTTTTAGCATGCCGGACCAGGAGCATGGCGACCTCGGCTCCAACGGCTGGAGCCTGGGTAAAGACAAAACCGAAAACGGCCGGGGATTAGTACTGGCCAACCCGCATTTTCCCTATACCGGCCATTTAAGGTTCTGGCAATCACATATTACTATCCCCGGCGTTCTCGATGTTATGGGCGGCAGCCTGCAGGGACTGCCCGGCATCGTCAATATCGGCTTTAACCAGCACCTTGCCTGGACCCATACCGTCTCAAAATCCAGACGTTTTGCCCTCTACCAGCTAAGCCTGAGCCAAGACAACCCGCTGCAATATCAGTATGACGATGAAAACCGGGAGATCAGCAAACAAAGCTACCAGATAGCAGTAAAAGCCGGCGACAATACCATCACCCTGGCCAAAGACTATTACTACAGCCACCACGGTTTAATGATTGAAACCCCGCCAGAAATGAATTTACTGCCCTGGTCCGAGTCCAACGCCTTCACCTTAAGGGATGCCGCCGAAGAAAATACCGATTTGATCGATCACTGGCTGGCAATCAATCTGGCCGGCAATTTAGCAGAATTTCAACAGGCCTACCGGGACTATAACGGTATTCCCTGGGTCAATACCATGTATGCCGATGATACCGGCAATGCATTTTATATCGATAAAACCCGGGTATTAAATTTAAACGACGAAGCCCTGGCTTTGATGCGCAGCGATCCGCAGTTAGTTGCCACCCGGAACGCCCTCGGTTTTGATATTTTACCCGGCAATACCAGCTTGTTTGAACCGGATGGTTTAAATACTTACCAGCAGGCCCCCAAGTTATTACGCGCCGATTATGTACAAAACTCCAATGATAGCTACTGGGCCACCAACTTAAGCGAGCCCATGTCCGGCTATTCCATCCTTTACGGCGATGACCTTGTGCCCCTGTCGTTAAGAACCCGCATGGGTTTAACCCTGTTAAGCGACAGTGCCGGACAAGACGGCTTATTTAACGCCGGTGAAGTCGAAACCGCCCTGCTCAGCAACCGAGGTTATTTAGCCGAACAGGTATTGCCCGATTTAATCAACCTGTGCCAGGGGCAAGGCAGTGAGCCGGTCACCTTAAACAACGGCCTGGAAGTTAATATCGAAAACGCCTGTAATGCCTTGTTAAACTTCAACGGCGTTATGTCGCAACAGAGTCAGTCCGGTCATATTTTTAAAGAGTTTGCCTTTAAGTTCGACCAGGAGCAGCATTTTACCCGGCCGTTTGATGTCAGCGACCCCTTAAACACCCCCAATGATTTGGCCAGTAATGATCAGGTATTGCAGGCTTTGGCCGCAGCTGTGGCCAATGTCAACCAAGCCGGTTTAGACAATAACGCCCCCCTGGGCAGTATACAATTTACCGAAAAAACCCTTATTGACAATAATGGCGCCAACGCCAGCGGCCAACGCTTCCCCTGGGCCGGCAGTACCCATGCAGAGGGGGGATTTAATGTTTTCTCGCCGCGAGAGGCGGATGACACCCTCTACCCCATCCATCAGTACCCGCAGATACTGGATACAGAAAGCGGACAGCCGCTGGCATCGGGATTAAGCGAGCAGGGTTATCATATCAACTACGGCTCAAGCTGGATGTTTGTGGTGAGTTTTACCGACGCGGGCCCTGCTGCCCGGGGACTGTTGGCTTATTCGCAGTCGTCAAATAACGAGTCGGCGCATAAGGACGATCAAAACCGTTATTATGCCGAAAATACCGCGCTGCGGCCGCTGATATTCAACCGGCAAGAGGTTCTCAACCATACCTTAGACAAGCGGCAGCTGAGTTCAGACCAGCCATAA